Proteins co-encoded in one Uloborus diversus isolate 005 chromosome 9, Udiv.v.3.1, whole genome shotgun sequence genomic window:
- the LOC129229967 gene encoding RNA-binding protein Pasilla-like isoform X2, with the protein MASEVHYLDQEQGNGTYHFKILVPSVAAGAIIGKGGETIEQLQRDAGAKVKMSKATDFYPGTTERVCLITGSIEGIQRVHEFIMEKIHEKPDPNAKIAIDFDHRQPAEREKQVKILVPNSTAGMIIGKGGSYIQQIKEESGSYVQISQKSTEHALVERCITVIGEIDSNKKACNMILSKIVADPQSGSCLNISYADVTGPVANFNPTGSPFANPRSVSSGSISDNNTNFSVNSSLNSLSPSVTNSFHSPRPSATFTESVPYLGMGIGNPAIPPTNVIQAIEMIRNLLRSNGYSEQAVSEISAALNTLASYRILAIGGINGIPIISTLGMGINSSPAAGNTISQCAISNQGMYASEPVGAGASMFGPIGSPGSGMSVLESDCTSPTASRSSDHFLAKTEAAMFESFRRPSPDLASPSAAALPMNNNSFGLETCLMAGSVVSKKNSMISDQQIIDATKIQIEVGENLVGAILGPGGKDLVEIHRFSGANIQISKKGIFAPGTRNRIVTITGTPEAVNTAQYLIERQLSDEEAKRAQQNAMEALR; encoded by the coding sequence ATGGCTTCTGAAGTGCACTACCTTGATCAAGAGCAAGGAAATGGGACCTATCATTTCAAAATCCTGGTCCCTTCTGTTGCTGCAGGAGCCATCATCGGAAAGGGGGGAGAGACCATTGAGCAGTTACAAAGAGATGCTGGTGCGAAAGTAAAAATGTCAAAAGCAACAGATTTTTATCCAGGTACGACTGAAAGGGTCTGTCTAATTACAGGCAGTATTGAAGGTATACAACGTGTTCATGAGTTCATCATGGAAAAAATCCATGAGAAGCCTGATCCCAATGCAAAAATTGCAATTGATTTTGATCATAGGCAACCTGCAGAGCGagaaaaacaagttaaaattctTGTACCCAACAGCACAGCAGGTATGATTATAGGTAAAGGTGGTAGTTATATTCAACAAATAAAGGAAGAAAGTGGTAGTTATGTTCAGATATCTCAAAAATCTACCGAGCATGCACTAGTTGAACGTTGTATAACTGTTATTGGAGAAATTGATAGTAACAAAAAAGCTTGCAACATGATTCTATCAAAAATTGTTGCTGATCCCCAAAGTGGAAGCTGTTTAAATATAAGTTATGCTGATGTCACAGGTCCTGTAGCCAATTTCAATCCCACAGGATCACCTTTTGCTAATCCTCGCAGTGTTTCTAGTGGTTCCATTAGTGACAACAATACTAATTTCAGCGTCAATAGTAGTTTAAATAGCCTCAGCCCTTCCGTGACCAATAGTTTTCACAGTCCTCGTCCTAGTGCTACTTTCACTGAATCTGTGCCATATCTTGGAATGGGAATTGGTAATCCTGCCATTCCTCCTACTAATGTTATTCAGGCTATAGAAATGATTAGAAATTTGCTCAGAAGCAATGGATACTCGGAACAGGCTGTGTCAGAGATAAGCGCTGCCTTGAATACGTTAGCTAGTTACAGAATCCTGGCAATTGGTGGAATAAATGGTATCCCAATCATAAGTACCTTAGGTATGGGAATCAATAGCTCACCTGCAGCTGGTAATACTATATCTCAGTGTGCAATATCGAATCAAGGAATGTATGCATCTGAACCAGTGGGAGCTGGAGCTAGTATGTTTGGTCCTATTGGAAGTCCTGGTAGTGGAATGTCTGTGCTCGAATCTGATTGTACTTCACCCACTGCTTCTCGTTCGAGCGATCATTTTCTGGCTAAAACCGAAGCAGCTATGTTTGAATCATTTCGCCGACCATCCCCAGATCTTGCTTCGCCAAGTGCAGCTGCTTTACCAATGAATAACAACTCATTTGGCCTTGAAACATGCTTGATGGCAGGATCGGTCGTTTCCAAGAAGAATTCCATGATTAGTGATCAGCAAATTATAGATGCTACTAAAATCCAGATTGAAGTTGGTGAAAATCTTGTTGGAGCAATATTAGGACCGGGGGGTAAAGATCTTGTTGAAATTCATCGTTTTAGTGGAGCTAATATTCAAATCTCGAAGAAAGGAATTTTTGCACCTGGAACCCGTAATCGTATTGTCACCATTACAGGCACCCCAGAAGCAGTCAATACTGCCCAGTATCTGATTGAGCGTCAATTGTCTGATGAAGAGGCTAAAAGAGCTCAGCAAAATGCAATGGAAGCTTTGCGttag